Within the Corynebacterium sp. sy039 genome, the region TTTGGCTCCCAAAGCACGTGCTTCATAAGAAGCGCCTGCTACCACTCCCCGACCACTAGTATTACCAACAACAACCGGACGACCCCGCAGAGTAGGTCGAGTAAGTTGTTCGCAGGAGGAAAAGAATGCATCCATATCAATATGGAGAACCCAACGCTGCATAAACCTAAAGTGTAATGTCAGCAATCACCACAGTCAAACATATTTTCGATTAGCGTTTTTTCGTGTTAGCCACAAACCACCAATAAATAACAAGAAAAACACGATAAGAGCAATAATGGCTGTATAGGTACCTTGAGGATAATCCAGAATCATGAGGACAAAGACTCCACCAAGAAAGAGCAAAACAATAATATCGGCACCAATCCCACCAGGGGTTCGATAATTATGCCGCATTATTTTCCCATTCTTCGCTGCTCGTATGTACCCAATATGGGTACAGGAAATAATCGCCCACATTCCCAAAATCGCGATGGCACCCAAACCTAACACAATCTCAAATGCTTGAGCTGGAACGACGTAGTTAAGCACCACCCCACCTACAAAGAAGCACGTCGTAAGCCAAATTCCGCCTGTGGGAACACCATGAGAAGACATTTTTGCCAGAAAAACCGGCGCAAGCCCCTGGTGTGCTAACGGTTTGAGAATACGTGCCGTTGCATATAGTCCGGCATTAACCGACGATAAAGCAGCAGTGAGCACAACCATATTCATGATGTCGGCAGCAGCAGGAATTCCGATAGCATTCATGAAAGTCACAAACGGGCTTTCCGTGCCGGAATAAGCAGAACTTGGCAACAATAATGCAAGAAGAAAGACAGAGCCAACATAGAAGAAGATAATGCGCACAACTGTAGTGTTAATTGCTCGAGGTATCTCTTTGCCTGGGTTCTGCGTCTCACCTGCCGCCACGCCAATCATATCGATTCCAGCATATGCAAAAATAACCCCCTGAGTCATAACAATCAATGGCATGATTCCATGAGGAAACCAGCCGCCGCCTTCGCCCAACGTCGATAAGCCCGGAGCATGACCATTGATTGTCGTACCGCTAACAATCACCGCTACTCCAATAAACATGAAGATGATAATTGCAGCTACTTTGATAAAAGCAAACCAGAATTCTGCCTCGCCAAAGAACTTAACCCCTATGAGATTTACCCCAACCACCAGGCACAAAGCACATGCAACCAAAATCCATTGAGGAACTTGTGCAAAAAGCGGCCAAAACTTGAGGTACACCGCAATAGCAGTCAGCTCAGCAATACCGACTGTTACCCATGCGATGAAATATATCCATCCTGCGAAAAAGGCTGCATTTTGTCCAAGGAACTCTCTGCTATAGGAGGCAAAGGAACCAGAGGTTGGGCGGTAGATCACCATTTCCCCTAGCGAACGCAGCATCAAATATCCGATAATGCCACACACTGCATAGACCAATGCCAGTCCAGGTCCGCCAATGTTTAATCTTTCACCAGCACCGAGAAATAACCCGGTTCCTAATGCCCCGCCAAGGGCAATCATATGGATATGCCTATGTTTCAGATCTTTGCGATAGCCTGCAGTCTCTTGTGCATGAAAATCATCAAAGCTATGGTGTGAAGTAGCCTCAGAACACATACATAGACAGCTTAGTCTACCAAGGGGTGTTTAGGGAAGTAACCGAGAAAAATAGATAACATAATCAGAAAGCAACATTGTGCGTACACCACATATCATTGTCATGGGAGTATCTGGGTGCGGGAAAAGCACTATAGGTAGCTTAGTGAGCCAAACATTAGGTCTTGACTACTATGACGGCGACGATCTGCACCCCAAGAAAAATATCGAGAAAATGTCCCAAGGAATCGCGCTCAACGACGCAGACCGTATTCCCTGGCTCAAAAAAGTAGGAGATCGTTTAGCACATAACCCTCATGGTTGCGTGATTAGTTGTAGCGCCTTAAAACGCACATACCGCGATATCATCCGTGCTCATTGTCCTGGGGCAATTTTTATCCATCCCCACGGACACTTCGATGTACTATATGCGCGAATCAGCAATCGCCCCGGACATTTTATGCCTGCTTCTTTATTAGAATCTCAGTACGCAATTTTGGAACCACTATCCGAGGACGAACTCGGTCTTATCTGTGATGTTGAACAATCACCAACAGAAATTGTGCGTCACGTATATCAGTGGCTGACCAGTCTTAAACAACAGTAGTCAGAGCAAAAATTGTGCCGACAATACTAAACCCAATCACAGAAATGAGCAACTGATTAATCGTCCAGGTACGCAGCGTAGTAGGCACATCCATATCCATTAGGCGACCAACCAACCAAAATCCAGAATCATTGACATGGCTTGCAGTTACCGAACCAGCAGCAGTGGCAAGCACAATCAAAACCAGTTGCAATGAGGAATAGTCTCCCGCATTCACAGCAGGAACCATCAACGCCGCGGCAGTTGTCAATGCCACCGTTGCTGATCCTTGGGCAACACGCAGTACAGCAGCAATAAGATAGCACGCACAAATTACTGGAATACCTATCCCCGCCATCGCGTGTGCCAACGCATCACCAATACCTGAGGTGCGCAATACACCACCAAACATTCCGCCGGCACCAGTAATGAGCACAACTGAACAAATAGGAGCCAGAGCAGATTCCATCGTTTTCTCTACTGTCTTAGCTGGTACACCACGCCTTAGTCCCAATATCACAATCGCCATCAGTAATGTGATCAATAAGGCAATAGGCGTTTGCCCAAGGAATACCACAACCCGATACCACCATGACTGATCCGTAATAACCCCTGCCGTCGCTAAAGCCGATAATCCAGTGTTGCCGAAAATCAACACGAGCGGCATCAGTAAAATAACAATCACCTGACCAGAACGAGCAGGATTATCAGGCAACTCCTCAGCTGACAAAGGTGCACCGCTGAGCATATCAACCACGCGGAAATTGAATTTCTTACCCAGATATTTACCTAGCTGATAACCGGAGATATACCACGTCGGCAGTGCAACTAATAACCCAACCAATAACACCAAACCACTATCTGCCCCATAAAACTCAGCAGCAGCAACTGGACCTGGATGCGGCGGAACAAAAATATGCATGACAGAAAAAGCTCCAGCAGCGGGAATACCATACGTGAGCACCGGACCATTCAATTTTCGCGCCACCGCAAAAATTACTGGCAACATAACAATGAGCCCGGCGTCGAAGAAAATAGGAAAACCCATGAGCAACGCCGCAATACCTAATGCTAGTGGTGCTTTTTCTTGTCCGCAGCGAGTTACCAACGCATTTGCCAAAGACTGTGCACCACCTGATTGCTCCACTAAGCGCCCAAGCATAGCGCCTAGTCCAACCAAAAGCGCTACCGACGACAAGGTAGTACCAAAACCTGCAGTCAAGGTAGGCACAACACCATCAACGGGAATGCCTGCAGCCAATGCAGTCACAACTGATACCACGATTAACGTCACAAAAGCATGAATCTTAAATCTAATGATCATGAGCAAAATCAATGCCACTGCCGTTGCTGCGATCAATAATAAAGGTCCAGCCCCTAGCGTCGGTTGCCAGGTAGACATATCCATTATGTTATTCTCCGTTTCATCCTGCCTCTTTATATTCTGCTTATCTTCCCGCCATACTCATAGGCTCATGCTCATGTACAAGAATCAAAAGATAATAGAAAAGAGCATAACCGAAGAACAGTTATGCTCTATTGTGCAGCTCAGGATTAGCCCCGCGAAAAACAATAATTACACAATTTATGCGTTATTCTTTGTTATTTGCGCACTAACTCCATGAGCAAGGGAATGTATGTGTCCGTTTTCACTTTCGTCGGTATGGGTAGGTTCACCAGAATGTACCTTAAATTCTGTTGCCAGAACTTCACCAGCAATAAATTCTTGGTGTCGCGTCGCCCACTCATATAACCCAGAATCCACATACAGCTGTACCCGAATGCGATCGGAAACATCCAATCCACTACGCTTTCTGGCTTCTTGTAGTTCACGCACAATATCTGCTGCCCAACCTTGAGCTTCTAGCTCTTCAGTTACTGTCATATCCAATACGACTAGCCCTTCCACACCATCAATTTGTGCTGTGGAATCGGGATCAGCAGCAACAAGGCGTTCACTGAACTCACCAGCTTTAAGCTCAATACCATCCGCGAGTACACTGTCGCCTTGACGTGTGTAGTTTCCAGCTTTGACAGCTTTAATTACTCGCTGCACATCTTTACCTAGACGAGGCCCTGCCACTTTAGCATTCACAGCTACTTGGAAAGTACCCACAGCCGCAACGTCGGATCGCAATTCGACGCTTTTCACATTGGTTTCATCTTTAATGATGTCGACGAATGCTTCAAGGCGCTGTGCTTGAGGTACTGCCACAGTCAACTTCGGCAATGGCAAGCGGTTGCGGAGTTTGTGCGCTTTACGGATTGAACTTGCTGCAGAACATATGCCACGAATCTCATCCATTGCATCCACTAATTCCTCATCTGCAGGGAACTGCTGCGCCTCAGGGAATGTAGTCAAGTGCACCGAACGCTCACCTGTCAATCCTCGCCACATTGCTTCAGAAACCAATGGCAACAATGGTGCAGTAACCCTTGCGAGAGTCTCCAATACAGTGTAAAGCGTGTTGAACGCCTCAGGGTACTGTTCATCCCCGGCCCAGAAACGCTCACGGGAACGACGTACATACCAGTTGGTGAGACTATCGCAGAACCAACGTACTTCATCACACGCTCTAGCAATATCGGTATTGTCTAGTGCTTGCGTCACATGAGCCACAAGGTTATGCAGCTTCGCAAGAATATAGCGATCGCGTACATCAGTAGAATCTACTGACCACGTAGCTGGGCGTGAGGAATAGAGTTGGAGGAAACTATACGCATTCCACATTGGCAATAATGCTTGACGAACGCCCTCACGGATACCCTGCTCCGTCACAATAAGGTTGCCACCACGCAAAATCGGTGAACTCATCAGGAACCAACGCATAGCGTCAGAACCATCACGATCAAACACCTCATTCACATCAGGATAATTGCCCTTAGACTTCGACATTTTCAGGCCATCATCACCCAGCACAATGCCATGAGCCACAACCTTCTTAAAGGCAGGGCGATCAAAAAGAGCAGTCGCTAGCACGTGCAAGGTATAGAACCAACCGCGGGTCTGACCAGAATATTCAACAATGAAATCAGCAGGTGAATGGGAATCAAACCACTCTTTATTCTCGAAAGGATAATGCTTCTGAGCAAAAGGCATAGAACCAGACTCAAACCAGCAATCCAATACCTCAGGCACACGCCGCATCATGGACTTACCTGTTGGATCATCTGGATTAGGACGAGTCAACTCATCAATATCAGGGCGGTGCAAGCTGCGTGGACGAACCCCAAAATCACGCTCAAGTTCCTCCAAGGAACCATACACATCCATGCGAGGGTATTCCTCACTGTCAGATACCCACACAGGAATTGGCGCGCCCCAGTAACGGTTACGGGAGATATTCCAATCGCGGGCACCCTCTAACCACTTACCAAACTGACCATCACGAATATGGGACGGTACCCAATCAATCTGCTCATGGTTCAGCTCCACCATGCGGTCACGGAACTTTGTCACGGCAACAAACCAGGATGGCAAGGCCATGTAGATCAGTGGTGTTCCAGAACGCCAGGAGTGCGGATACGAGTGCTCAATGGTCTGATGACGTACCACTCGCTGCTTTGCTTTGAGATCACGAATGATATGTGGGTTAGCGTCGAAAACAAGCTGACCTTGATATTCTGGAACAGCCTGGGTGAATTTGCCATCCATATCCACTGGAATAACTACATCAATTCCATTTTTCTGGCAAGTCTCCATATCGTCTTCACCAAATGCAGGTGCCTGGTGAACAATACCAGTACCGTCCTCCGTCGTCACGTACTCTGCGCCAAGAATCTGGAATGCATTGTCGTGATCAGCAAAATAGTCAAAAATTGGTTCATAGCATAGTCCTACCAGCTCTGATCCGGTGTGCGTCGAAAGCAACTCATACTCGCCTAGTTCTTTGCTATATACCTCAACAAGGGCTTGTGCAAGCAGCACACGCTTACCGACGATTGCCTCAGCTCCATCATCCCCTACTGCAATGTGTGCATAGCTCACCTCAGGGTTGACTGCAAGCGCTAAGTTCGAGGGTAGAGTCCACGGTGTTGTGGTCCATGCCAGTGCATAGGCGCCAACGAGAGAAGCATGAGCCTGGGTTCCTTCTTTTACAGCAGTAATCGGGAAGGTAACAGTCACGGTTGGATCCTGACGCATCTTGTATGAATCGTCTAGGCGTGTCTCTTGGTTTGATAGCGGAGTATGCTCTGCCCAAGAATACGGAAGAACACGAAATCCCTGGTAGATGAGCCCTTTATCATAAAGAGTCTTAAATGCCCACATGACTGATTCCATGAAGTCGATGTCCATGGTCTTATAGCCATTATCGAAATCAACCCAACGAGCTTGACGAGTGACATACTCTTTCCACTCTTGGGTATATTTCAGTACCGATTGTGCACAGTAATCATTAAAGGCAGCCAGACCCATATCTTCGATCTGCCCTTTATCTTTGATTCCTAATTGCTTTTCCGCTTCTAATTCTGCTGGTAAACCATGACAATCCCAGCCAAAGACACGGTTGACTAAATCCCCCTGCATGGTGCGATACCGTGGCACGATATCTTTAACATAGCCAGTAAGCAAATGCCCATAATGAGGTAGTCCGTTAGCAAATGGCGGACCATCATAGAACACATACTCAGAATTATCGGTGTGCTTTTTTAGCGACTCTTGGAATGTATTATCTTGTTTCCAATAGGCCAACACATTTTCTTCTATTGTAGGAAAATGGTTTGTACCATTGGTCATATCTACTTTCGGGTAAACCCCACCGACGTTACTCATTTTCTCCTCCACACAATGAACATATCTGGATATTAACTATCGCATTCATATGCAGGGACGCTATCAACACATAGCAATAACGCGGTACCACCCTGCTTGAGCATTTTATGCTCCGCTTCATTTGTGAAAGAGATGTCGGTCTTACCCGTTCAGTTCTACTCAGAACCTCATATGACAATACGGTTCTTTTCTTCTGAAAGGCTCCCCGGTGATTGCCGGATCACTGCCAATAAAGTTAATTGTACTTCCCAGTTCTGCATTATGCAGAACATGAGAAGTACAGATACGAGAACAGAGTTTTAGTTCTCGTTATTCGCTGCAGGTGCTGATGTTCCTCGTGACTCGAGTTCATCCAGCTGAGATTGGAGCAGAGTCTTCAAGCGAGTACGGTATTCACGCTCGAAGGTACGCAGCTCAGCAATACGAGTCTCAAGAGCACTCTGCTGTTGCTTAACCACAGCCATAATTTCAGTGTGCTTACGCTCAGCATCTTCTTGAAGAGACTTTGCTTTATCCTCCGCTTGTTTCAAGCGAGCATCAGCACGAGAATTAGCCTCGCTAATAGTCTGCTCAGACTTACGTGCAGCCTCAGCAAGCTGTGCTTCCGCTTTACGACGAGCCTCTTCAAGAGTTGCTTTAGAACGTGAATCAGCGTCTGCAATTTGAGACTCTGCACTAGAACGAGCTTTATCGAGCATATCCTTAGACTCATTGCGTGCATCTGCAGTAATACGGTCAGCCATCTCTTGAGCCAAACCAAGAACTTTTGCGGCTTGCAAGTGTGTCTCAGGAGTAGCGCTAGACTCACCAGCAGCAGGAGCAGGAGCAGCAGCAGTTGCTTTCTTGCCTTCTGCTTTGGCTGCTTCTACTTGCTTATGTGCCTCACGTGCCTGTGCCTCAGCTTTTTGCTGTGCCTGACGTGCCTGCTCAAGACGCTGCTCATAGCTACTACGCAGTTCAGCTTCAATTTTCTTACGCAGCGCAGCTTCATCTACTTTCTGAGAAGAAACTGATGATGCCGCTGGAGAAGAACCAGACTTTTGTGCCTGCTCTAGTTCTGCTTCAAGCTCTTCTACCCGCTGGCGAAGATCATCATTTTCATCTTGTAGCTCTTCAAGGCTTTCCTCAATGAGATCAAGAAATTGATCTACCTCATCTTCGGAGTAGCCCCGCTTGCCGATTGGCGGCTTATTGAAAGCGATGTTACGCACATCGGTCTGAGTCAAAGGCATTGAGCTTATCCTTCCAAGATTAATCTGACCGTAGACGATCTTCACCTACGATTGGTATTACTTGCACATAATAATGCAATAATCCCAGATATTTAACAAATGTTTCTTAAATTCTACTCAAGCAGTGCATAGCAGCCATATGAATTACAAGAACCTATGTACTCCATGTGCACAGCCTTCGGCAAAACTACACCCAGTATAGCAGGAGAGCTGCATAAGAACATGACACTCTTCATACACGTACGCAAGTCTGCTGCTCAACTACCACATAGCACGCAAAATTTTATTTCATTACCCTCAAAATTATGAATGCATCATTACGCCAAGCACAATTTGGAACACTTGTAAAGCAAAGAAGAGAACAAGAATAGACACATCAAGCGCTACATTACCCAATCTCATTGGTGGGATAAGTTTTCTCAAAAACTTTACTGGCGGATCAGTGAGCACAAACAAAAACTCCGCTATGATCACAAACCACCTTGGTGCGCGGAAATTACGTGAAAAAGCATGAATTACCTCAATAAGAATACGCCCAACAAGCATGAGCGTATAAATCTCAACCACCCAATATAGTAATAAAAGAAATTCTGTCATTACTATGTCAACCTATTCCATTCTTTCAGTTACCTAGAGCGCAACAGCATCTTCCTGAGATGCAGTATGCAAAATAAAAATGCCCAACCGCCGACGCATGAGACATATCTTCATACACAACGGTCGAGGCACTGGTCTAGTTCCACGTTGATACAGCATGGATAAAACCATACTGAGTGGAAAATTAACGCAATCCGGCAGCCCGTTCTAGCTCCACAGTAGTTACATCCACGCCCTTAGGAATAATGGCAAACACACCCGCATCAAGTTTTTTCATTTGACTATACAAGCCAAAGCATAGACCAGCAGCAAAGTCAATGATACGCTTTGCCTCGTCATGGGAAAGACGCTTAACGTCAAATACCACAACATCACCATCTCGAACAGGATTACCAATCTCAGTAGCGTCGTTATAGCGCTCAATCGACACCGGAACAATAGTTGCTGGATAAGAAGGCTTATAGCTTGCGCTAGCGTCACGTCGAGAGCTATCTACTTTACTGTAGCTGCGATCCTCATAATCTGGTGCATAAGCAGCCGAACCCTCATAACGTGGTTCCTCATAGTAGGAGGAGTAGGCAGCCTCTTCTTCAAGCTCATAAGGAGCGAGACCAAAAAATTCTTTTGTCTTTTTCACAAATGACATAACGGTGGTTCCTTCGGATATGGCGCGTTCTTGCTTACGTACTGTTTTATAAGATAGTGCTGTTATTAAGGTCTTTTAGTTCCGACACGGTGTGTTGCCGCATTATTCTGGCAGCCACACCACCCCAGCTTGACGTCCCGTCGTGCCCTGGCGACGATACGAGAAAAAAGTATCATCTTCAATAGTGCATCGCGGATCTGCATCAATCGCCCGCACCCCTAGGCTTAGTAACTGCCGCACCAAGCCAGCACGGATATCAAGACCACTTGTTCCTTGTTTCGTTTTACAAAGACTGCCTGGCAAATGCCGCTCGACGTCCATCGCCATTTCTTTGGGAACTTCATAGTTTTTACCAGAAGCTGCCGGACCAAGAAGCGCATGGATCCGAGCTGGCTTGGCTCCTAATGCCATCATTTTTTCGACCGTTTTGGCCACAATGCCATTACGTGCCCCACCTCTACCGGCATGAACCGCAGCAATAACCCCTGCTTGATCGTCGGAAAGCAACACAGGTACACAGTCGGCAACAAGCACAGCAAGCGCTAACCCGCGCGTATTCGTTACCAGCGCATCGGTAGCAGGCACCGGCTCGGCGTGCCGCCTATCCACAACAGTGACGGTATTTGTGTGCAATTGCTCCATCCAGACAAACGCATCCGGAGACAACTTGAGCGCTTGCGCTAGACGATCCCGATTAGCTGCGACATTGGCAGGATTGTCGCCAACATGATTCCCCAGATTAAAAGAATCATAGGGATAAGGCGAAACCCCGCCCGCACGAGTAGTAAATACCTTGCGGACAGGGCGAGAAGTAGGATCTTGTGTGTTCATCTCAGTCATATTTCTCTAGCCAAATTTTAAGAATTAGCGCAAGAAGTCTGGGATATCCAGATCATCGACATCACGATGACGCTGCTGCGACTGATATGAAGGCTCCTGGTTATCTTCACGTGAGGTGAACAAACCACCACGATTATCTCGCGGAGTATAGCTAGAAGATTCATTACGTTGACTCTCATAGCTTTGAGCTTCACGACGGTGACGCCCCTGGTCATCATCACTAAATAGTGCAGAGTTCTCGCGTGCAGGTGCAGGTGTTGGATTGCTCACCGGGGTGGATGCGCTTTCAGTTACCTGATGAGCACCATTTTGACGATTGCTGTCAAAACCAGTGGCGATAACTGTAACACGAACCTCATCACCAAGATTATCGTCGAAAATAGTACCGAAAATGAGGTTAACATCAACATCTGCTTTTTCTTGCACCATAGATGCAGCATCATTGACTTCCTGGATTCCAAGATCGGAACCACCAGCAATAGAAAGCAAGACTCCTGTTGCGCCATCCATTGTGTTCTCAAGCAAAGGCGAGTTAATCGCTTGCTCCGCAGCAGTCATCACACGATTATCACCGCGCGCAGAACCAATACCCATCAATGCAGAGCCGGCATCAGACATAACGGAACGCACATCAGCAAAGTCGACGTTAATCAGACCAGGAATAGTAATCAGGTCAGTAATACCCTGCACACCATTGTGAAGCACCTGGTCAGCGGCACGGAATGCACTCACCATAGTTAAAGAAGCATCACCAAGTTGTAGCAGGCGATCATTAGGAATAACGATCAAGGTGTCACATACTTCTTTTAGAGCTGCAATACCTTCCATCGCTTGACGAGAGCGACGCTGCCCCTCAAAGCTAAACGGACGAGTCACAACACCAACAGTCAGAGCACCCATCTTCTTTGCGATAGACGCAACTACTGGTGCTGCCCCAGTACCAGTTCCGCCACCTTCACCAGCGGTAACGAACACCATATCCGCACCTTTGAGCGCTTCTTCAATTTCACTCTTATGATCTTCTGCAGATTGACGCCCTACCTCTGGGTTCGCACCAGCACCAAGACCACGCGTTGCTTCACGACCAATGTCTAATTTCACATCAGCGTCAGAGAAGATCAAAGCCTGTGAGTCAGTATTCACTGCAATGAACTCAACCCCTTTGAGCCCTTCTTCAATCATGCGGTTTACGGCATTAACTCCGCCACCGCCAACACCGACTACCTTAATGACAGCTAAGTAATTATCTAGGGAAGTCATAAAAGCAGACTCGCCTTCCTTGTTCCTTGTAACTTGAGATGAACTTTTGCTTTACCACAATGATGAGCATTGCTTTTTGCATTCATGTTCCATCTTCGATGAAAGTTGAGAAAAAATGAGGACATTTTGGCGGCGTGTCGGTACCTTAAACCATTACTTGAGGGTTTGAGCTGGGAAAATACAGGAAATCACCACATTCTCTCCGAAAAAATATGATTATTTTTCCCCTTAAGGACGCACAGCAATCATGGGGGCACCAGAAATATCTACATTCTGTTCCGCTCTACTCAAAGCCGCAGCAACGGCAGCAAGTTTGGCATCACGATTATCACTCGATCCCCAATAAATGCGTTTTCCGTCATCACTAATCAAAGTTAATTCCACCGCACTTTTCGCATTGATCTCCACAATACGAGCACGCACTGGCTCATCAAGCCCTTCTACAATTGCTATTGCTTCTCGCAAAATTTTTATGTCATCGGTGATACCCGTAATTTTAGGAACCCCTATTGGCGGTTGTTCAATGCTAAACGGACGCCCATGTTGATCAATAAGATGCGCACCATCTTCATGCTCACTAAAAAGCACTACCCGACGTTCCACCACAGAAATAGCAACGCTATTGGGAAAAGAAATACGCACCGACGCTGAATCCACCCAAGGTAATTCGCTAATTTTCGAGGCAGCAGCATGAGCATTCACACGTACTAAATTGTCGCCAAGATTAATTCCTGAGGTCTGCGAGATAAGCTCTTTGCTCTCATGCACTGCACCATCAACCACAAAGTTTTTTACTGTCAAAATTGGTCGAAACCACAACAAGGCACCTGCAATACCAAGAGCTAAGAGAATGCCTATGAGACTGACGACAATTTTTTTTCTACTCATCTATGTGCCTTTGGTTTTCTTATTACCTGCCTTGGGGTCTTGTTCTTCCCCAGACTACTTAACCCTGCGCAAGGGTATTGAGGATCTCATCAGCAAGCATAGTCACTGACCCTGCACCCATCGTAAGAATGAGATCTCCAGGGCGCGCAATAGCTGCCACGCGTTCTGGAACTGCAGCGAAATGAGGTTCATACCAGACAGGTACAGTTACCTTCTCACTAATAATACGAGAATCCACACCTTCCACTGGTTTTTCTCGTGCCCCAAAAATATCAAGTACAACTACCTCATCAGCTAAAGACAAAG harbors:
- a CDS encoding cell division protein FtsQ/DivIB, with the translated sequence MSRKKIVVSLIGILLALGIAGALLWFRPILTVKNFVVDGAVHESKELISQTSGINLGDNLVRVNAHAAASKISELPWVDSASVRISFPNSVAISVVERRVVLFSEHEDGAHLIDQHGRPFSIEQPPIGVPKITGITDDIKILREAIAIVEGLDEPVRARIVEINAKSAVELTLISDDGKRIYWGSSDNRDAKLAAVAAALSRAEQNVDISGAPMIAVRP
- the ftsZ gene encoding cell division protein FtsZ; protein product: MTSLDNYLAVIKVVGVGGGGVNAVNRMIEEGLKGVEFIAVNTDSQALIFSDADVKLDIGREATRGLGAGANPEVGRQSAEDHKSEIEEALKGADMVFVTAGEGGGTGTGAAPVVASIAKKMGALTVGVVTRPFSFEGQRRSRQAMEGIAALKEVCDTLIVIPNDRLLQLGDASLTMVSAFRAADQVLHNGVQGITDLITIPGLINVDFADVRSVMSDAGSALMGIGSARGDNRVMTAAEQAINSPLLENTMDGATGVLLSIAGGSDLGIQEVNDAASMVQEKADVDVNLIFGTIFDDNLGDEVRVTVIATGFDSNRQNGAHQVTESASTPVSNPTPAPARENSALFSDDDQGRHRREAQSYESQRNESSSYTPRDNRGGLFTSREDNQEPSYQSQQRHRDVDDLDIPDFLR